The following are encoded together in the Anaerostipes caccae L1-92 genome:
- a CDS encoding 6-phospho-alpha-glucosidase, with translation MAKKKYAVTVAGGGSTFTPGIALMLLEHMDRFPIRKIMFYDNDAERQEVVAKACEIYLKEHAPEIEFGYTTDPETAFTDIDFVLAHIRVGKYAMRELDEKIPLKYGVLGQETCGPGGIAYGMRSIGGVIEILDYMEQYSPNAWMLNYSNPAAIVAEATRRLRPDSKILNICDMPIDLEEKMADMCGLSSRKEMQVGYYGLNHFGWWHKIYDNNGNDLMPQIKEHMKANGFADALSDTNQHVDESWVHTFQKARDVYAVDPETIPNTYLKYYLFPDYVVETSDPDYTRANEVMDGREKFVFGECRRIVENGTSKGCAFEADAHATYIVDLACAIAENTQERFLLIVPNEGAVENFDRTAMVEIPCIVGCNGYEKICQGAIPQFQKGLMEQQVSVEKLTVEAWIEGSYQKLWQALTLSKTVPSARVAKLILDDLIEANKDFWPELR, from the coding sequence ATGGCAAAGAAAAAATATGCAGTTACAGTGGCAGGCGGGGGCAGCACATTTACACCGGGAATCGCGCTGATGCTCTTAGAGCACATGGACCGCTTCCCGATCAGAAAGATTATGTTTTACGACAATGACGCCGAGAGACAGGAAGTAGTGGCAAAGGCATGTGAGATTTATCTGAAAGAGCACGCGCCGGAAATCGAATTCGGATATACGACAGATCCGGAAACTGCGTTTACAGATATTGATTTTGTCCTGGCACATATCCGTGTAGGAAAATATGCGATGAGAGAATTAGATGAGAAGATTCCGTTAAAATATGGAGTGCTCGGACAGGAAACATGCGGACCGGGAGGAATTGCCTACGGAATGCGTTCCATCGGCGGCGTTATCGAAATTTTAGATTACATGGAACAGTATTCTCCGAATGCCTGGATGCTGAACTACTCCAATCCGGCTGCCATCGTTGCGGAGGCGACCAGAAGGCTGCGTCCCGACTCAAAGATCCTGAACATCTGCGACATGCCGATCGACCTCGAAGAGAAAATGGCAGATATGTGCGGGCTGTCTTCCAGAAAAGAAATGCAGGTCGGATATTATGGGCTGAATCATTTCGGATGGTGGCATAAAATTTATGACAATAACGGAAATGATTTGATGCCGCAGATTAAAGAGCATATGAAAGCAAACGGTTTTGCAGATGCACTGTCCGATACAAACCAGCATGTGGATGAAAGCTGGGTACATACTTTCCAAAAGGCAAGAGATGTCTACGCAGTCGATCCGGAAACGATCCCGAATACCTACTTAAAATATTATCTTTTCCCTGATTATGTAGTAGAGACATCTGATCCGGATTACACAAGGGCCAATGAAGTCATGGACGGACGGGAGAAATTTGTGTTTGGAGAATGCAGGCGGATTGTAGAAAACGGCACAAGCAAAGGATGTGCGTTTGAGGCGGATGCGCATGCAACTTATATCGTTGACCTTGCCTGTGCCATCGCTGAGAATACACAGGAAAGATTCCTTCTGATCGTTCCGAATGAAGGGGCAGTGGAAAACTTTGACCGCACAGCCATGGTTGAGATTCCGTGTATCGTGGGCTGCAACGGTTATGAAAAGATCTGCCAGGGAGCGATTCCTCAGTTCCAGAAAGGATTGATGGAACAGCAGGTGAGTGTAGAAAAACTGACAGTGGAAGCGTGGATCGAGGGAAGCTATCAGAAATTGTGGCAGGCGCTTACTCTTTCAAAGACAGTTCCGAGTGCAAGAGTTGCAAAACTGATCTTGGATGATCTGATTGAAGCAAACAAAGACTTCTGGCCGGAACTGAGATAA
- a CDS encoding alpha-glucoside-specific PTS transporter subunit IIBC, which translates to MMQKIQKFGGAMFTPVLLFAFAGIVIGIGTLFTTETIMGSLAAPSSMWYKCWNVLLQGGWTVFNQLPLLFVVGLPIGMAKKQNARCCMEALVLYLTFHYFLSTILSQWGGVFGVDFAQEVGGTSGLTMIANIKTLDMGMMGALAIAGIVIYLHNRFFDTELPEWLGTFSGSTFVFMVGFFVMIPVAVLAALLWPKIQLGMFAFQGFVKGAGALGIWVFVFLERALIPFGLHHILYSPFYYDNVVVPGGLYAYWATKLPEIAASSASLKSLVPMAGFTSTGFSKIFGCPGIALAFYSTAKKEKKKKILGLLIPITLTAIFCGVTEPIEFTFLFVAPVLFVVHALLAATLSTTMYLAGIVGIHSGGAIEMASLNWIPLMGNHWKQYLLLLVIGLAFTGIYFVVFKFLIQKFDFKTPGREDDEEIKFGSKEEFREKKGSKQDQKIEFAQLILEGLGGKDNIEDVTNCATRLRVNVKDETLCKDDPYFKSIGAHGCSVNGKSFQVIIGLKVAGVRDDFESLL; encoded by the coding sequence ATGATGCAGAAAATTCAAAAATTCGGCGGGGCGATGTTTACACCGGTTCTCTTGTTCGCTTTCGCGGGAATTGTCATAGGGATCGGAACCCTGTTTACCACAGAGACTATTATGGGCAGTCTTGCCGCTCCGTCCAGCATGTGGTACAAATGCTGGAATGTGCTCTTACAGGGCGGCTGGACCGTATTTAACCAGCTCCCTCTCCTGTTTGTTGTCGGACTTCCGATTGGCATGGCGAAAAAACAGAATGCCCGGTGCTGTATGGAAGCTTTGGTTCTATATCTCACATTCCATTATTTCCTCAGCACGATCCTTTCCCAGTGGGGAGGAGTCTTCGGAGTTGACTTTGCACAGGAAGTCGGCGGTACAAGCGGTCTCACGATGATCGCAAATATAAAAACCCTGGATATGGGCATGATGGGAGCACTCGCTATTGCGGGAATCGTCATTTACTTACATAACCGTTTCTTTGACACGGAACTTCCGGAATGGCTGGGCACGTTCAGCGGCTCTACTTTCGTATTCATGGTCGGATTTTTTGTGATGATTCCTGTGGCAGTCCTCGCAGCATTATTATGGCCGAAAATCCAGCTTGGTATGTTTGCATTCCAGGGATTTGTCAAAGGAGCGGGAGCTCTCGGAATATGGGTCTTCGTCTTTTTAGAGAGAGCCCTGATTCCTTTTGGCCTGCACCATATCTTATATTCACCTTTTTATTACGACAATGTGGTGGTGCCAGGCGGACTTTATGCCTACTGGGCAACCAAGCTTCCTGAGATCGCAGCATCCAGTGCGTCTTTAAAATCGCTGGTTCCTATGGCAGGATTCACATCTACAGGGTTTTCCAAGATCTTCGGATGTCCGGGAATCGCACTTGCTTTCTACTCAACTGCGAAGAAAGAGAAGAAAAAGAAGATCTTAGGTCTGCTGATTCCGATTACTCTGACCGCGATATTCTGCGGTGTGACAGAGCCGATCGAGTTCACCTTCCTGTTTGTGGCGCCTGTACTCTTTGTAGTACACGCACTGCTGGCGGCAACCTTATCGACTACGATGTATCTGGCAGGAATCGTAGGAATTCACTCCGGAGGAGCGATCGAAATGGCTTCTTTAAACTGGATACCGCTGATGGGAAATCACTGGAAACAGTATCTGCTCCTGTTAGTCATCGGTCTTGCATTTACCGGAATTTATTTTGTGGTATTTAAATTCCTGATCCAGAAATTTGACTTTAAGACACCGGGACGGGAAGATGATGAAGAGATTAAATTTGGTTCCAAGGAAGAATTCAGAGAGAAGAAAGGTTCTAAGCAGGACCAGAAAATCGAGTTTGCGCAGCTGATTCTCGAAGGACTGGGAGGAAAGGACAACATTGAAGATGTGACCAACTGTGCCACCAGGCTCAGGGTCAACGTAAAGGATGAGACTCTTTGTAAAGATGACCCGTATTTTAAATCCATAGGAGCCCATGGCTGCTCTGTGAATGGAAAATCATTTCAGGTTATTATCGGCCTGAAAGTAGCAGGCGTCCGGGATGATTTTGAAAGTTTACTGTAA
- a CDS encoding AraC family transcriptional regulator has translation MNHVHGIQYKNNSKEELFPDFGPDFPYTCSYVEFDRCIGGQIPWHWHKEIELFYIEKGTLEYDTPGGKIVFPEGSGGMVNSNILHSTKSLDPKKDTIQLDHIFDSSLISGQHGSLLDQKYILPFTGSPQAEILSFYPRTPKEKRLLKLLRDSFFLSPHEFGYEILLRSALSKLWCLMLSLSRPLLGQKKPQSGSDQKIKSMMEYIQDHYSEKLTVPRIALAAYISERECFRIFRQSLGITPSEYVKNFRIRQACIMLSDPSLSVSYIGQSCGLGSSSYFGKTFREVMGCTPREYRCKWQNPDIKQR, from the coding sequence ATGAATCATGTGCATGGAATCCAGTATAAAAACAATTCCAAAGAAGAACTGTTCCCCGATTTTGGTCCGGATTTTCCATATACCTGTTCCTATGTAGAGTTTGACCGGTGCATCGGCGGACAGATACCGTGGCATTGGCATAAAGAGATCGAATTATTTTACATTGAAAAAGGAACTCTGGAGTATGACACTCCAGGGGGAAAAATAGTCTTCCCGGAAGGTTCCGGCGGCATGGTCAACTCCAATATTCTGCATTCCACAAAGTCTTTGGATCCAAAAAAAGATACGATCCAGCTGGATCATATCTTTGATTCCTCACTGATCAGCGGACAACACGGCAGCCTGCTGGATCAAAAGTATATTCTTCCGTTCACCGGTTCCCCGCAGGCGGAAATACTCAGCTTTTATCCCCGGACTCCAAAAGAAAAGAGGCTTCTTAAGCTGCTCCGGGATTCCTTTTTCTTATCTCCCCACGAATTTGGATATGAAATACTGCTCCGGTCGGCTCTCTCTAAACTCTGGTGTCTTATGCTCTCTTTATCCCGGCCTCTTTTAGGCCAAAAGAAACCGCAAAGCGGTTCGGACCAAAAGATAAAGTCAATGATGGAATATATTCAGGATCATTATTCTGAGAAGCTTACTGTGCCCCGGATCGCACTTGCCGCCTATATCAGTGAGCGGGAATGTTTCCGTATATTTCGGCAGAGCCTTGGCATAACTCCTTCAGAATACGTAAAAAACTTCCGAATCCGGCAAGCCTGTATCATGCTCTCTGATCCCAGTCTGTCTGTTTCTTATATCGGCCAGTCCTGCGGCCTCGGAAGCAGCAGCTACTTTGGAAAAACTTTTCGGGAAGTCATGGGGTGCACGCCCAGGGAATACCGCTGCAAATGGCAGAATCCTGATATAAAACAGCGGTAA